DNA from Globicephala melas chromosome 11, mGloMel1.2, whole genome shotgun sequence:
cagGTTAACAGATCCAATTTTTAGCCTGCAACGTACATGCCTGTATATACACAGAACTTATGGACAGATATAGAAGATTCCAAAAAGAGATTTCTTTGGGGAGAAGGATCAGGGGCTGGGGTAAAAGACTTACATTTTACTGACTTTCCTCCTGTagtgtttgaatatttttaaaaacgtgcacattttacttttagaattaaaaataacaaaaaataaattgctaAAGAGATCTCAAAAAgcagtttttttcttgaggaACTTATAGTAGGTACAGCAGCATCATAAAGCCTTTTAATTTTGGTCagataaaattcttaaaagtcCAGCTATAGAACAAAAGTTATTTGTCatctttcctttttgtctttcggTACACCATCTCTCTGAAACTAGCTAGAATCTTATTCTCTCTTCCGTCTTTCTTCTTGGTTAAAGGATGCAAGGGCTCTCTTCTCATCAGCACTATAGATCTGGTTCTCTTTACGCAGTCGCACAGCCTCCATTCTGCAATGCCTGCTACCACTCATAACATAACCTAAGCATTCAAAAGAAGCAATCTCTTCACTTCTCAGCCCAATTTCACCTCTTCGTGGGATACGCTTTCCAGCTTTTACATACTCAGCCATAGCTGCACCTTCACCTGGAAGCAGAGCATGGCCGTAGTTCAAAGGTTCCTCATCTTGAGAGGTGTGTATTATAGGTGCCTCTGGACCTATTAGAGCCATGTTATCTGCAATCTTTTGACTGCTCAATCCAGGTATCTTCTGGCACCTCCCCTTCTGAATCCTTACAGCTTTTGACACTGGATTCTTTTTTAGTCTTCTTCGTCTTTTTCTTGGGCTTTTTAGCTctgtgcttctttttcttctctttcttggcTTTTGTTGCTCTCTTTTTATCATCATCAGAGCTAGTGTCATAGTCTGAATTACTGTCGCTATTATCAGAatatttcctctgttttcctttggactttttctttcttttcttattttttgaactactggcctttttccttttttcttcggAGCGGGAACGTGAACTGCTGTTCTTCTTAGTCTTTACCTCTTCATCCTCAACTGGGGTGTGTTCACCAGAATCTGGCTCAGGAAACTCTGGAGACAGCTCCCACACCTCAGGTGCTCCCAGCTCCCACACCTCAGGTGCTCCCAACTCcccagtcctttctctctctttcagccTCCCCTGACGATagctctcctccttctccttctcataGTCTTCCGCCCACTGCCTCTCGCCCGcatagtggtggtgatggtagcggTATCCGCCATAGTAGACAGAAGAGGACGAGAAAGCGTAGTTGCGGAGCCTGGTGGGCCGCTCCCGAGATCCAGAGCGGCTAAAGGTACAAGGAGCGCCGACGCCCGACCCACCCCACTGAGGCCTGAGGCCCTCGCGGCCGCGGGAGTGCGAGTGGGATTGGGAACGGCTGCCCCCACGGGGATGGTCTGGTCTGCGCGGAAGGCAGGCTCCCCGACGAGCTGCGTCGCCGTCTCCTAGAGGCTGGGGTGTCCTCGGGGTAGCGCGACCGGGACACTGTCACCATAAGCCGCGCTTTCACAAGGGCAGTTACTACAAAGACCGGGACTGACGGCGATCCCCGACCACGCAAGCGCTCTAGCAACGGTCCGGCGCACGACTTCCGCTTCCGGCGCTTGCCAGAAGAAAACCCAATCAGCATGTGGGCTGTGAGGCCACTGTTTTGGTTGAGGCTGCGTGATGGCCTCTTCGCAAGAGCGGATAAAGGGGGCGTGGCCGCGCCTGTTGTCAGGATTTACATTCCCCATCCTGAGCCCCGTGGGAACGTAAAAAGAGGAATTCGCATCAATGAATCCCTCTACTGTTCAAACACTCCCTTCTCTACATGGTTACTTGCCGTTAAGCATCTTGATACCCTCTCTCCTATCATTCTCACTTCCGCCCTCTTTATCTTTACCCCTTGGTGAAGTTTCCCTACTTCTCACGCTCCTCTTGTTAACTCCTTAAAAAGGACCTTGTCCACCATCTTCATGGCAGAGATACGTTTACGTTTATTAATGACTACCAAATCCCACTTGGAAGCAAGACccagaacttattttaaaatcaaagcttGAGCTCAGCCTGAGTTAAGTGAGGACTGGAGTCATGATTTGTATTCTTAAATTCGCAAAACACAGGGAAGCATCTAACCCAGGCTTGTAGATGTCTCCTTATCTAGTTGAGCTTTTCAGAAACTGTTGTTTGGGAACCACGTTCTGCAGACACTTTGTTCACTCTCTAAAATGGCAAACATTTCATGCAAGATTACTTCCCCTGGATCTTAAATGTGCATAGACATTACCGTCATCTTGGTTCTCTATAGTTAAGTTGACCTGCTCAGTTAGTTGACAGACTTGGAAAGTGACAGAAAAGTTAAGTCAGAACTTAGGAATGGTGCTTTCCTGATGCTAGGCgtctaaatgaataaaatggagaaattaaatagAACCAAATGAGGTCATTTGATCTAAGTAAAATTTTAGTAATGTGATTGAAGGAGACAAGGACTGGCATGGTGCCCTGCCATAAACTATGCTACCTTAGGAACTGGCAAATAGGAGGGAGTATTAAAAATGAATGGTCACATGTATGGTGAAAATATCACAATGGATAAAGTATTACAGATTCTCTGTAAGTAAAAATGTCatattatatgtaaaaaaatattcttttggatAAAATTAAGCCACTTAGTATTAGATGGGGTTTTcaaatattgattgattgatggaatatctctttcagatAATATATGGGAAAATTAGTTTTAGAATATAGTTTTGTTCCTTAAGAAAACTATTATCTAGAACAGGgattagcaaactttttctgtaaaaggccaatagtaaatattttagactttgtggacCAAGAGACAAAATTGAGGATATTACATATGCACTTATATaataagacagaaaacaaatttccacacatttttattaatgaaatacAATTATCTTATTCAAACTATAATAATTGAGTACAATTTTTCGTAATACAGGTCTTCTGAtgggaagaatgaaaaaaattttttgagaaaataacattttgctTAATTGGGGTGCTGCCATTGTAGAGCAAAAGCAGTGCCATAGACAATATGATCACATTTATAAACTAACTCCAGAGTGAATTTTTCTAAAGATGACAGAGGCCCAAACATGGAGAGAGAGCTTTTCTCTACATTTCATTTTAAGGGGCTTTTTTTCCCATTAAGAAGGAATGTTACCTTTTAAGGAGTACCTTGTTGGTGCTAGAATGTTTCTCTTTATGGTTGAACAGGTATTTCTGCTGATGGGGAGGTTTGGttgatgcataatgcagatacacaatgcacagtagaggaaagagaggaggccaaagagcagagaaaaaaaaaattttttttcttttggccacaccacgtggcatgagggatcttagttccccgaccagggatcgaacccaggccccctgcagtggaaatgcagagtcttaaccactggactgccagggaagtccccagagaaaattttttatgtttaagttttccttgtcttgccataaaatatgaattttatttcacaaataatacaaaagaacAAGCTGGATCAATTTCCAGATTCACTCATTTAATAGGAACTCTGCTAGGGGCTAAGGATGCTCTGGTAAGCCTGTCATTTATCTCACACATATGTCTCAGCCCTTCTATACCCCCTGCTGTAGCGGGTCTGAAAGGCTACAAACTTCATTTCCGAGGATCCCAATGCTGATGGGCAGAATTGGTGaggaacagagggaagaaaacggtTAAAATTTTTAACACTTTAGTTAATACCTGAAACTATAGTTATTTTCTGACAGCTTGGAAATTATGCAATGTGTTAGTTGTTTAAGAATTCGCTCAGATGAAAGGAATAATCACATGGTTTATTACTATTATACAAATAAATTACATTAGGgttgttcagattttttttttcctagaccCTTAAAAATCTTGAAGTAGCTTagaaatttgaataaaaatggGAATTTGGAAAGTTGTGCAGAGGATTTTGGATGACAACCCAATTCCTAATAAACAAAATACATCGAACAGGCAGGAATACATCACAGTATTCAGCCATTAATTGGGAAAGGAGACCAGGAGCACTTGCTATGTTCAAATTCCAAGGTCTTAGATTGATGTGGTAAACAGAAAGGACTTGCTAATGCTACAGACAAAGTGAGAAATGTGGGTAGATGCAGAAATAAAAGGATATTTCTACAATAAAATGTTATGTTAACAAAAAAAGTCCACAGGAAAGTAGTCATCCCCAGATATTTCTGTAGCAGCAACTCCATTTAAAACGTACAAAACAGGTACCACATTTCAGAACTGACTGAAAAAAAGTTCCTGCATTTGAATTCGTCAGACCCAATTTTAGCTATCACAAGGAGTAACAAAAGATAGACTAAAAAGTGTGTTTAGAGAAAAGTAGATAAGTTAAGTTTACTGAGTAAAGTTCTCATTATGAATAATTGAGATGGAACCACACAGATGATTTGGGACATCACTACAAGATAAGATCAACACTGTCACTCGCTTGTGTCAGGACACTTTTTTTAGAGAGCCTTTACTATTAAACAATTGTCATTCCAATATATAGAGGTTTTGGCTAACAAAGTGTTTAACCTCCATTTCTCTATCTATATTAACGTTTTCAGATTATTTACCCAGCACTTCTTATTTGTCTGAGCAGATCCTCGCAAGCCTGTGAGGTAAGTTGGCACTcctactattttttttcccactaaaggaggagaaagagggacttccctgctggcgcagtggttaagaatccgcctgccaatgaaggggacatgggaagatcccacgtgccccggagcaactaagcccgtgtgctacaactactgagcctatgctctagagcctgtgagccactactactgagcccctgcaccataactgaagcccgggcgcctagagcctatgctctgcaacaagagaagccaccacgatgagaagcccatgcaccgcaacaaagagtagcccccgctcacccgcAAGTAGagtaagcccgtgcgcagcaacgaagaccaacgcagccggagaaggaaaagaaacagaatcttTCGCAGGAATACACACATCTTTACCGAAATTAAGAACCCATCTAGGAGGGCTATTCattaaaaatctctttttctACCCAAGTAGAAAAAATAGCTATCATTAGTTACTTattaatgaaaaggaagaagaaagaaaatgggggaTTTCAGCATTGTTTCAATTGGAGAAGTGaagtattggattggccaaaaactTCCAAAATCCCAAtggactttttggccaatccaacaGAATGGTTAATTGACACTAAAATtcctaaatacaatttttaaaagcatgaaaagTGACGTTTTATTCCACTTTATATACTGCTTATATCTAACTAAGCAGCTTATTCTATGGGGTCtaatttcatctgaaaataatttttttgaccATCCTTTTAAATAGGCTAGAGTTAAACCCATTTTATAATTCACTTACTTATAAACACACATTTGTTATATACAAAAGTGGGGTGTCTAAAAGCCTATCAGCAAAGTAACTTTTTAATCTGAAATTATACAATAATGCCAGATAGTTTCCTAAATAATATCTTTATCATAAAATGTCAGTGGCTCCCCAGTGTTACTGAATAAAATTTCAACCCCTTGCTCTGGCATTGAAGGCCGCTACAATGTATGTATCTCTTCAAACTTGCCTTAGTTACTAAATTTGACAAACTCCTTTAGTCTTTTCAGCTAACATGTCACCCTGTCCATGCAATAGCACACAGCCAGAAGTAACCTTTCCCTCCTCTGAACTTCCACAGCATTCAGTTCACCACTCACAAGTTATTTACCATGGCACTGTCTTATTTTTATGTGCAAGTCTTATCAATATTACTATACTGAAAGCTTAAGCCCaagtatgtatgcatgtgtgtgtgtatgctttatCGCTTTCATTGTCAggcatagtaggcactcaaaagtATTTTTCTATAATCTTTCCTTCCTCTACGGAGAAGTTTTTTAGGTTTGGAAGGAGCAGAAAGAGTGAAAGGAGGTGCAGTGGTCCTTTGTTAATCTCAATAAATTATACTTATTAAGTGTATAATGTTTTCTGCTTTGTAAAAGGCTTTATATGTATCTCTTTACATGACATAAGAAACAAAcaccaaagaaaaatgaacaatgtTTAAGATCAGGGCTATTagcaaatatttaggaaaaataaagataaggagACAAGAGGAAAGGGCTAGCTTTGCGGAGGTAACAAAAATACggttaatttaaaaggaaattttaaaaggctaGAAAAGATTAACTAGAGGACGTCTACAGGATTTTAGAACACTAGTGTTTTAAATTATACTGCAACAAGGGGATAATGAAGGCAATGAAAGATTGTAGGGAAATGATAAAGGAAGAGCCCCACCGTTTGCAAAGTCCCTAGTCAGCCAGGGGTACTTCAGAGCAGGAATCCAGCAAGGGTACTTGAGAACAGAAGAAAACGCCATGCTGGGGACGATTTCCTCAGAGGCAGAACCCATTCTTGTTAAAGCTGGAAGCTGGGGACGGGCACTCAGGCACCTACGAAGAAGGTAGCAGTCTCTGAAGAACTTAGCAGAAGGTGATCTGGGTGAAAACAGGAGATATCATGAAATTCTTGAGAGTCTTGACTTCACAGGTTGATACTTTGAATGTTGTGGAATCGTTTTGGTCAGATACCCAGGACTCCCAATGTGTTTCTGAAAAGATACATTTTCTCCTACTGCCCATACTTGGGTCTCTATCAACATTGGCTGCCTCTGACCCAATCTCCCTCTCCCCAACCACAGGgcagttttaaaaacatgaacaatACTTGTTATAAATGTTTGGTGTGAATCCTCTGACCTGGAGGGTGTTGAAGCTTAGCTGGCATGAGCTTTCATGCACACTTGGCTTTAAGTTGGGAGAGAGGGATATGGATGGTGTCTTGGCATTTGGTTAGGCCCAAGATAACCGAAAGGTGAGAAACAAGCTGTTGAGGATcataggacttttttttcttaatttttaaatttttttggctgcacagcctgtgggattttagttcccgaACTAAGAATTGAACCTGGCCCTCAGCAGTGGCagtgtgaagtcctaaccactggacagccagggaattctcGCATCATAGGATTTTCATCAAGATTCATAATAGTTTTGATCTGACTtgataaatt
Protein-coding regions in this window:
- the NKAPL gene encoding LOW QUALITY PROTEIN: NKAP-like protein (The sequence of the model RefSeq protein was modified relative to this genomic sequence to represent the inferred CDS: inserted 2 bases in 1 codon; deleted 2 bases in 2 codons) — its product is MVTVSRSRYPEDTPASRRRRRSSSGSLPSAQTRPSPWGQPSQSHSHSRGREGLRPQWGGSGVGAPCTFSRSGSRERPTRLRNYAFSSSSVYYGGYRYHHHHYAGERQWAEDYEKEKEESYRQGRLKERERTGELGAPEVWELGAPEVWELSPEFPEPDSGEHTPVEDEEVKTKKNSSSRSRSEEKRKKASSSKNKKRKKKSKGKQRKYSDNSDSNSDYDTSSDDDKKRATKAKKEKKKKHRAKKPKKKTKKTKKESSVKSCKDSEGEVPEDTWIEQQKIADNMALIGPEAPIIHTSQDEEPLNYGHALLPGEGAAMAEYVKAGKRIPRRGEIGLRSEEIASFECLGYVMSGSRHCRMEAVRLRKENQIYSADEKRALASFNQEERRKREXKILASFREMVYRKTKRKDDK